One genomic segment of Paenibacillus xylanexedens includes these proteins:
- the murA gene encoding UDP-N-acetylglucosamine 1-carboxyvinyltransferase: protein MDKLVIEGGKPLSGSIRIHGAKNAALPIMAASLLADGEVTLHNVPHLLDIEVMLYILERLGCTCRHEQGTVTINTSSIRSYDVPEDLMKQMRSSIFLMGPLLAKFGQVSVYQPGGCAIGERKIDLHLRGLEALGALIEEQDQQIICHGHNLVGTDIHLDFPSVGATENIMMAAVMAKGTTTICNAAREPEIQDLQHFLNAMGASIIGAGTDTITINGVEKLKPCSYEIIPDRIVAGTVMIAAAATRGNVTLTHCNPAHLTSLIHVLKRTGVQITVCNDIMTVSCMSRPKSVDRIVTSPYPSFPTDLQSQIMVLLSLADGFSVMKETVFEGRFKHVDELNVMGADISVDLNAAFIRGVPRLYGATVEATDLRAGAALVIAGLAAQGKTVVEQVHHIDRGYDQIEKLFQSLGASVERQSPVSKQLDFAN, encoded by the coding sequence CTCAGGATCCATACGCATCCATGGAGCAAAAAATGCCGCTTTACCGATTATGGCCGCAAGTTTGTTGGCAGATGGAGAAGTTACACTGCATAACGTTCCACACTTGCTGGACATTGAAGTGATGCTGTATATCCTGGAACGGCTTGGATGCACGTGTCGGCATGAACAGGGAACAGTGACGATTAATACCTCGTCTATCCGGTCATATGATGTGCCAGAAGATCTAATGAAGCAGATGCGCTCTTCCATTTTTTTGATGGGACCATTGCTGGCTAAGTTTGGGCAAGTGTCAGTGTATCAGCCAGGAGGCTGTGCCATTGGAGAACGCAAAATTGATCTTCACCTCCGGGGCCTGGAAGCGCTCGGAGCTTTGATTGAAGAGCAGGACCAACAGATTATCTGTCATGGGCACAATCTGGTGGGTACAGATATTCATTTGGACTTCCCAAGTGTGGGAGCGACCGAGAATATCATGATGGCAGCCGTTATGGCTAAAGGGACGACAACCATCTGCAACGCCGCAAGAGAACCTGAAATCCAGGACCTGCAACACTTTTTGAATGCTATGGGTGCAAGCATTATTGGTGCAGGAACGGATACAATCACGATCAATGGCGTTGAGAAACTGAAGCCTTGCTCCTATGAGATTATACCGGATCGAATCGTTGCCGGAACCGTGATGATTGCAGCAGCAGCAACACGAGGCAATGTTACGCTTACACACTGCAATCCTGCTCATCTTACTTCACTTATACATGTATTGAAGCGCACTGGTGTTCAAATCACAGTCTGCAATGATATAATGACGGTGAGCTGTATGAGCCGTCCCAAATCAGTAGACCGTATTGTGACTTCTCCGTATCCTTCGTTTCCGACAGATTTGCAATCTCAAATCATGGTGCTGCTCAGTCTGGCAGACGGATTCAGTGTGATGAAGGAAACGGTATTCGAGGGTCGGTTCAAACATGTGGATGAACTGAATGTGATGGGGGCTGATATTTCAGTCGATCTGAACGCAGCATTTATCCGTGGTGTTCCCCGTCTGTACGGGGCTACAGTAGAAGCAACCGATCTTCGTGCAGGTGCAGCTCTTGTAATTGCTGGTCTGGCTGCTCAAGGCAAAACGGTTGTGGAGCAAGTGCATCATATTGACCGGGGCTACGATCAGATCGAGAAGTTATTCCAAAGTCTTGGAGCATCGGTTGAGCGACAGTCGCCCGTTTCGAAACAGTTGGATTTTGCCAATTAA
- the spoIIGA gene encoding sigma-E processing peptidase SpoIIGA: protein MVVYVDLIFLTNLCIDGALIGMTAWMRKTKLVWWRWLLSAIVGALYVVMMFVPEFDFMFTFLIKFGFSLVMLTIAFGFKGLQAFARTLGTFYVINFVAAGGILGVHYMLQSSGELFNGIWFTASGGMSFDLKIAFWFTFIVFFSVLFLFKAVQSSKRKTDRMTTYLGKVEVCIDEVVISCTGLLDTGNQLTDPLSRMPVMVMEVSLWQDMLPASWKGRLKDEAPDNLILELDQESFQWQDRLRLVPYRGINKGTAFMLAMKPDRVKVTMEETCYETTRVLIGLDGGVLSSDGKYQAVIHPELVQDAASAQSTALSAGATEKPLNVV, encoded by the coding sequence TTGGTTGTTTATGTGGATCTGATTTTTTTGACAAACCTGTGTATTGACGGTGCACTCATCGGAATGACCGCCTGGATGCGCAAGACAAAGCTGGTTTGGTGGCGATGGTTGCTGTCAGCCATTGTGGGTGCATTATACGTGGTCATGATGTTTGTACCGGAGTTTGATTTTATGTTCACCTTTCTGATCAAGTTCGGGTTCTCGCTGGTCATGCTTACGATTGCTTTTGGTTTTAAAGGTCTGCAGGCTTTTGCGAGGACGCTCGGTACCTTCTATGTGATTAATTTTGTCGCTGCCGGAGGTATTCTGGGTGTGCATTACATGCTTCAGAGCTCCGGTGAGTTGTTTAACGGCATTTGGTTCACGGCTTCTGGCGGTATGTCATTTGATCTGAAAATTGCTTTCTGGTTCACGTTTATCGTATTTTTTTCTGTCCTGTTTTTATTCAAAGCTGTGCAGAGCTCAAAACGGAAAACGGATCGCATGACGACCTATTTGGGTAAAGTTGAGGTCTGCATCGATGAGGTAGTCATTTCTTGTACAGGCCTTCTGGATACGGGCAATCAACTTACAGATCCCTTATCGCGCATGCCGGTCATGGTGATGGAGGTTTCGTTATGGCAAGACATGTTACCCGCTTCATGGAAGGGTAGACTCAAGGACGAGGCGCCGGACAACCTTATTCTGGAGCTTGATCAGGAAAGTTTTCAGTGGCAGGATCGACTGCGGCTGGTGCCTTATCGGGGCATTAACAAAGGGACTGCGTTTATGCTGGCAATGAAGCCGGACCGGGTGAAGGTGACGATGGAGGAAACATGTTATGAGACGACAAGAGTACTCATTGGGCTGGATGGAGGTGTTTTGTCGTCGGATGGGAAATACCAGGCCGTGATTCATCCTGAACTTGTGCAAGACGCTGCTTCTGCGCAGTCTACGGCTCTCTCTGCGGGAGCAACAGAAAAGCCGCTGAATGTGGTATAG
- a CDS encoding cell division protein FtsQ/DivIB translates to MPKSQIPVLKKNRPKGNTSRKIVIILLLLFIVLLAVLFFRSSMSRISAIEITGNVYTATSELLEKSGLKEGEQFFGTSTAEVIERLKTIKAISTVTVDKQFPGIIHIKVQEYATVAYELGSDGTLKAILASGTSLTVPATIGVAVEKPILTQWKADDPLKAKLSQTLAKIPNELTTDISEIIPNPTPSFPDQIRMYTKSQFEVITTVSLLSDKVEYLNQVIETERPGKITMLEADTYVPFIPDDPEDDAEPGASP, encoded by the coding sequence ATGCCTAAAAGTCAAATTCCGGTTCTGAAGAAGAATCGGCCAAAAGGAAACACAAGCCGCAAAATTGTAATTATTCTCTTATTATTATTTATTGTATTGCTGGCTGTATTATTCTTTCGTTCTTCCATGAGTCGGATTTCGGCAATTGAAATTACGGGTAATGTATATACAGCAACTTCAGAACTGCTGGAGAAAAGCGGACTGAAAGAAGGCGAACAATTTTTTGGGACAAGTACTGCCGAGGTTATTGAGCGTCTCAAGACCATCAAGGCGATTTCCACCGTTACCGTGGACAAGCAATTTCCGGGGATTATCCATATCAAGGTTCAGGAATATGCCACGGTTGCTTATGAGCTTGGTTCTGACGGTACGCTAAAAGCGATATTAGCCAGTGGGACAAGTTTGACGGTTCCGGCAACAATTGGTGTTGCTGTGGAGAAGCCTATATTGACCCAATGGAAGGCTGATGATCCACTCAAAGCCAAACTGAGCCAGACACTGGCTAAAATTCCGAATGAATTGACGACGGATATTTCGGAAATTATTCCGAATCCAACGCCTTCATTTCCGGATCAGATTCGGATGTATACCAAATCGCAGTTTGAAGTGATTACAACCGTCTCTCTTTTATCGGATAAAGTGGAGTATCTGAATCAGGTGATTGAGACCGAACGGCCTGGGAAAATCACCATGCTTGAGGCAGATACCTATGTCCCTTTCATCCCGGATGACCCGGAAGATGATGCTGAACCAGGAGCAAGCCCCTGA
- the ftsA gene encoding cell division protein FtsA, producing the protein MSNNDIIVSLDIGTSKIRAIIGEMNNGTFNIIGVGSADSEGIRKGVIVDIDQTVQSIRNAVDHAERMVGIQISEVYVGISGNHIGLMSSHGVVAVSNEDREIGEEDMERVLKAAEVIAVPPEREIIDVVAKQYVVDGLEGIQDPRGMIGVRLEVEATIITGAKTAIHNLLRCVEKAGLKVSDLVLMSLGAGQLALSKDEKTMGSVLVDIGAGATTIAIFEEDSLVATSTLPIGGEFVTNDIAYGLRTLTDQAEKVKLKYGCAWLDDAAADVMFKVTRIGSNVDKEFSQEDLAAIIEPRVQEIFQMISQEVKRLGYNELPGGYILTGGTVSMPGVLQVAQHELAASVRVAVPDYIGVRDPGFTSGVGILHSVIRSLRIRPSINNGGGNNNNNNNNNKKPTNRPKPNTAQESEQKPGLFERLKNMFSEFI; encoded by the coding sequence TTGAGCAACAATGACATCATTGTTAGTTTGGACATCGGTACATCCAAAATTCGCGCTATTATTGGGGAAATGAATAATGGAACCTTTAATATTATAGGAGTTGGATCTGCCGACTCGGAGGGAATTCGCAAAGGTGTAATCGTAGATATCGATCAGACGGTGCAGTCGATTCGCAACGCAGTGGATCATGCAGAACGTATGGTAGGTATTCAAATATCCGAAGTGTATGTTGGAATCTCGGGAAATCATATCGGACTGATGAGCAGTCACGGCGTCGTGGCTGTGTCTAACGAGGATCGTGAAATCGGAGAAGAAGACATGGAACGGGTGTTGAAAGCAGCCGAAGTCATTGCAGTTCCGCCGGAACGGGAAATTATTGATGTTGTCGCCAAGCAATATGTTGTAGATGGCTTGGAGGGCATACAGGACCCCCGTGGTATGATTGGTGTTCGTCTGGAAGTTGAAGCAACGATCATAACGGGTGCAAAAACCGCGATACATAATCTTTTGCGCTGCGTGGAAAAAGCGGGTCTGAAAGTAAGCGATCTGGTTCTCATGTCGCTTGGAGCGGGTCAACTGGCTTTGTCCAAAGATGAAAAAACGATGGGTTCAGTGCTTGTTGATATTGGAGCAGGTGCAACAACCATCGCCATTTTTGAAGAAGACAGTCTTGTTGCAACCTCAACGTTGCCTATAGGTGGGGAATTCGTAACAAATGATATCGCCTATGGCTTACGCACGTTAACGGATCAGGCAGAGAAGGTGAAACTGAAATATGGCTGCGCCTGGCTGGATGATGCTGCTGCGGATGTGATGTTCAAAGTCACCCGAATTGGCAGTAATGTAGACAAGGAGTTTTCACAGGAGGATCTGGCAGCAATTATTGAACCTAGGGTTCAGGAAATATTCCAGATGATATCCCAAGAAGTGAAGCGTCTTGGTTACAACGAGCTTCCTGGAGGTTATATACTTACGGGAGGTACGGTCTCTATGCCGGGGGTTCTGCAGGTCGCTCAGCATGAGCTTGCTGCTTCGGTACGAGTTGCAGTTCCGGATTATATTGGTGTGCGTGACCCCGGGTTTACAAGCGGAGTTGGCATATTGCACAGTGTAATTCGCAGTTTACGCATTCGTCCCTCGATCAATAACGGCGGTGGAAATAACAACAACAACAATAATAACAACAAGAAACCGACCAACCGTCCGAAGCCAAATACGGCACAGGAATCGGAGCAAAAACCCGGTCTGTTCGAGCGGCTGAAGAATATGTTCAGCGAATTTATATAA
- the ftsZ gene encoding cell division protein FtsZ — protein MLEFDFEMESLAQIKVIGVGGGGSNAVNRMIENGVQGVEFITVNTDAQALHLAKSEHKLQIGDKLTRGLGAGANPDVGKKAAEESRDLIMNTLKGADMVFVTAGMGGGTGTGAAPVIAEIAKECGALTVGVVTRPFTFEGRKRSSHAEQGIEALKEKVDTLIVIPNDRLLEIVDKKTPMLEAFRQADNVLRQAVQGISDLIAVPGLINLDFADVKTIMHERGSALMGIGESTGENRAAEAARKAIMSPLLETSIEGARGVIMNITGGVNLSLYEVNEAAEIVTSASDPEVNMIFGAIIDEDLKEEIKVTVIATGFEDKPAPPPPGRKPAPATAETTDTRSPNLRPFGNQPSNDQLDIPTFLRNRSRNNNND, from the coding sequence ATGTTGGAATTTGATTTCGAGATGGAGAGCTTGGCTCAAATTAAAGTCATCGGTGTAGGCGGCGGCGGAAGCAATGCAGTCAACCGTATGATTGAAAATGGTGTACAAGGTGTTGAATTTATTACGGTGAATACGGATGCTCAGGCGTTACACCTGGCGAAATCCGAGCATAAATTGCAAATCGGTGATAAATTGACTCGTGGTCTTGGTGCTGGCGCCAACCCGGATGTAGGTAAAAAAGCAGCGGAAGAGTCCCGCGATCTGATCATGAACACGTTGAAAGGTGCAGACATGGTATTTGTTACAGCCGGTATGGGCGGTGGTACAGGTACAGGTGCGGCTCCGGTTATTGCCGAAATCGCTAAAGAGTGTGGTGCACTTACAGTGGGTGTCGTAACTCGCCCATTTACATTTGAAGGACGCAAACGTTCCAGCCATGCAGAGCAAGGTATTGAGGCTCTCAAGGAAAAAGTCGACACATTGATCGTTATTCCTAATGATCGTTTGCTCGAAATCGTAGATAAAAAGACACCTATGCTTGAAGCGTTCCGTCAAGCGGATAACGTACTTCGTCAAGCGGTACAAGGTATCTCTGATTTGATCGCTGTGCCGGGTCTGATCAACCTTGACTTTGCTGACGTCAAAACGATTATGCACGAACGTGGTTCAGCCCTCATGGGGATTGGTGAATCGACTGGTGAGAATCGTGCCGCAGAAGCAGCACGGAAAGCCATTATGAGTCCTTTGCTTGAAACTTCTATTGAAGGTGCTCGCGGCGTAATCATGAACATTACGGGTGGCGTTAATCTGTCCCTGTATGAAGTGAACGAAGCGGCAGAGATCGTAACATCTGCTTCCGACCCGGAAGTGAATATGATCTTTGGTGCCATCATTGACGAAGACCTGAAAGAGGAGATTAAGGTTACAGTTATTGCAACTGGTTTTGAAGATAAACCTGCTCCACCACCACCAGGACGTAAGCCAGCTCCAGCAACAGCGGAGACAACAGATACGCGTTCGCCGAACCTGCGTCCTTTCGGAAATCAGCCGAGCAATGATCAGCTGGACATTCCGACATTTTTACGCAATCGTTCACGCAATAATAACAACGATTAA